The DNA sequence TTTCAAATCACTCACTTTTCCCATTTATTTATATATCCCTTCTAGATACTATCTTTATTATCGCATAAAAAACTCAATGCTCTATCACCTCATTAATTAGCCTTTTATTTGTACTTGAGCAGAGTATTCAACTACTTCAAGCACGCACACCAAAAATATTATGGATTACTATTATGTGAACCCAATAAACCCCAATTACGGTGCTCATCATAATGATGATGACTACTCTGCCATGATGAGCATGTCCGATTTCATGATATCCGATTTTCTTATGGCTGATGATGATGCATATGGGTATGGTGTtgatgatcatcatcatcataatcaaGAGAGTGGATCACAATCGCAAAGTACTAATGAATCGTCGGAGATGGCAACCTTCAGCGATGTCACTACTACCAATAATAATGGTGAAGCCTCTAGCATCAACAATAACATGTAAGtgctcttttctctttctctttctcttagTATTAAGCTTTGCTTAGTTTTTCATGTAGTAATAAGTATTAACTAAGTGTACTTTGTTACGTTGTGCAGAAAATGCAAAAATGGGAGTAAGAGAAGTAAGAAAGAAGTGAATTCAAGAGTGGCGTTTAGAACGAAATCGGAGCTTGATGTTATGGATGATGGATACAGATGGAGGAAGTACGGAAAAAAGGCCGTCAAGAACACTCCAAATCTAAGGTAACCAAATCATGGcgtttttaattttaagatgTTAGATGTTATCCATCACGTAAAAATGTATTCATATATATGACAATTAAAATCTTGAGTTAAACATACATGACAACGTATTTAAGTATATATTTAATACTTCTCAACGTTTtttatgaataatattttaGTTTCATGATAAACTTTTTCTACATATAGTCATTATATATTATGATATATATTgttaaaaaaagtatataattatCATATTAATTATGGTTAGTTCTATATAATCaaatgaaaaaataacaaatagaTGCCTACTTTTTTATCtcgaaaataaataagtttttgattaattaaagataaaaaaacgTCTCTTACATTTTAAAACGCGATACATTTAAGTTTTTTTAGAGGATTTATTtatctttgtatatttttgacaaaaaaatttaaatgtctcatattttaaaaaataaaaaatatttttatatttttaattagtaaaaaatttatatgttttttaattaaaaagtgaaaaatttatttatctttttcactaatcaaattaattattcatcatgctaataataaaaatgtttatttgattttgttataCGAAAAGCCAtggtataataataatatgtatgTTTCCGGTATTGAAAGTGTATATATACCAAAGTTCATtccattttgtaacaaattagcagaacttttttttgttgaaattatttttcatttaaattgttattttatgggaaaaaaaaaagggaaagagagagaaaaacgtTACATATAactatataagtatataaccaCATCTACTCATCTTGTGGTCTGTATACTCTATCCCTTTTTCGCATGTGAAACGTGGAATGCAAACGATCAttgttgaataaaaaaataaaattaattttttattttctttattaatatttatttataataactTTATCAGCATTTGTTAAcgtaaaagttttttttttcactctaatttttattatctGTTTTATCTTTTTCTGTAAAAAAGAACAATGGTCAACTTGTTAAGTGGACTAGATATAGCTAGGCCTACAGTAGGATATGTAGACATGTAGTGCCCCGGTATCTAAAATTCTAAATGCTTTGATGAATCTTGTGGCGGCTGATCGTGCACTTATCATAATAATTGTATTATTTGACTAATGTTGTCTTcacattttttataaaaatttttatttatttaaaaatccacgaaaaaaaaaaagagttgagGGACTTGTTGAGAGAGATgtgtttccttttttttaatttaaattgagGTCTTTTACTATATGATTGGAGGAGGTAAAATAAGATACTGATTAAATGGGGTCTTCTAGGTAATAAAGCAATCTGAATCAAAATACTAAAATCTTGTTATGTCTTGTCCTAATTGCCTATTTTGTCCCATCAATTTAATTTGTAGAATTATTGATTGACGATGATGACACATACAGGAACTATTACAAGTGTTCGAGTGAAGGATGCGGTGTGAAGAAGAGGGTGGAAAGGGACAGAGACGACTCAAGCTATGTTATAACAACCTATGAAGGGATACACAATCATGCAAGCCCTTTTACCTACTAAGTTCTAAACCTTAATTGGTTTTTCAATTTCTGATCCTTAATTAATTAGGAATTTGGCACTTTGATCAGGCTTGTCTCATCTTAGTGTCACTTCTCCTATGTTACTTAATGTGTCTTCTCTCCTCTTCGCTTTCATATATGGCTATTTTGTGAATTACCATGTGAGCAACTCTCCCTACTCCAAAGCCTGTGCACGTTCCTAGCTCCTAACAAGAGAAGGTCAACAAGATCCAAGGTCATAACCTTGTTTAGTCAACTTAattgtattattattactaGTTTTGTGATGTCATCATATGttggggagagagagagggagagagagttTTACATGACTTTTTGTAATCGTTTTTGGGGGTTGAGGGTTTACTGTTTATCCCCCTTGTGAGTACAGTTTTTTTTGGGTGAGTTAGTTTAATATCTCCCTTAAAAATATagtcgaaaatttcaaaaataaattttaatgtgAAAATAAATGTTTTTTTAAGTACAATAATGTTGTGTGGAATACTggaatataattatataatattcgGAGAAACTTTAGTCTATTTCAAGTACATTTAGACATGACTGAAGAAAGTatttaaatatactaaaaaaattttgcTAAATAAATTGGAAGGAATGTTGAAGTTTACGTTAACGATATGGTGGAAAAGACAAAGCACTGTGAAAGCCACAAAGTCGACATTAAAGAAATCTTTGATCAGCTACGACAGCACAAGATGAGACTGAACCCTGAAAAATATGCATTTGACGTGAAAGGagaaaatttttggattttatgctCACTTACCAAGGCATCAAAGCGAATCTCGAGAAATGTCAGGCTATAATAAACATACGAAGCCCACAAACAATAAAAGAGGTGCAACAACGCAAGAACAGATTGGCTGCACTATCCAAGTTTTCACCTGCTATTTCTAGTCATTCTCACCACATTTTCAATATACTGCGAAAATAACGCAGTTTCAACTGGAGCTTGGATTGGGAAACGACCTTTCAAAATCTAGAAACAACGTTATCCTCACCTCCGATTTTACAAAAGCCAACCCCAAGTACacctttattagtttatttatcAATTTCTAGTAATGCCGTTAGTTTTGTTTTGATAACAAAAATACAAGATAAACAAGAACCGGTATACTTTGTCAGCAAGTCATTACAAAATGTTGAGCTAAGATATTTGCCCATGGAAAAACTAGCATACGCGCTAGTCATCACAGTATAAAGGTTGAGACATTATTTTCACAGTAACACCATCGTTATTAAAACAAACCAACCTCTGAGGTAAATCCTAACAAGACCCAAGGTATCCGAACAGTTGGTAAAATGGTCCATCTAGCAGTTTGAATTTGACATTACTTACAAACCTCGGACCGCCATAAAAGCACAATTTTTAAGCCGACTTTATAGTCGAACTAGCAACACCAACAACACAAGACGGTGTCTGGCACCTATGTGTTGACGGGGCCACCAACTCAGAGGGATCAGAAGCAGAAGTACTGCTCACCAACCAACATGACTTGCATACCGAACCATCAATCCAGTTCTCTTTCCCACAAGTAATAACCAGGCGGAGTACAAAGCATTACTCGCCGGGCTCAGACTGGCTCAATCTTTAAACATCATACATATACAGGTATATTATGACTCATTATTGGCCGTCTAACAGGTAACAGGTCATTTTCAAGTCCGAGACTAATTACTTGAAAAGTACTTTACAATGGTAAAAGACCTCATCTCTCAGTTCATTTCATTTCAAATAACACATATAACTCGGGAACATAACACTCAAGCAGATGCATTATCAAAATTAGCAACAACCAAGAAATATATGAACGAATCTATTTTTTGTCAACTCACCCTTTGATGAGTGAGAATTACGACAGTTTGAAAATTTAGCAAAACAATTTCTTTGTCagtagcatagtccaaaccgACAAGTAATCCTCCCGATCAAAGTTTAAATTTCTAATACAAATAATCGAGAGTAATTAAACatcgggtcattctccctaggaactagtGACAATAAGCACACAATTTTTGGTTGTGAGATGCAAAAGGGGGGTTTTTAATGATGAAAGCAAACGattaaaggaattaaagaacgatccaaaattataattaataaactaataaaaaaattaaagaactaTATATGTAATATGGGCAAGTAAAGCTTTAAAATGATGAAAATGCggttcaaaacataaatgaaagccttgacttgggat is a window from the Arachis stenosperma cultivar V10309 chromosome 3, arast.V10309.gnm1.PFL2, whole genome shotgun sequence genome containing:
- the LOC130967559 gene encoding probable WRKY transcription factor 50 encodes the protein MDYYYVNPINPNYGAHHNDDDYSAMMSMSDFMISDFLMADDDAYGYGVDDHHHHNQESGSQSQSTNESSEMATFSDVTTTNNNGEASSINNNIKCKNGSKRSKKEVNSRVAFRTKSELDVMDDGYRWRKYGKKAVKNTPNLRNYYKCSSEGCGVKKRVERDRDDSSYVITTYEGIHNHASPFTY